In Colletotrichum higginsianum IMI 349063 chromosome 3, whole genome shotgun sequence, a genomic segment contains:
- a CDS encoding C6 zinc finger domain-containing protein, which yields MADANMYAQPPPLAAGTPEPVAFLTMELEMARASPAFADAVGIPNLRGRSLLDVVLPSERDKIQSHQRSMQDERSRKDPVYLPPIFGRQEQERVFDSLRFEADEISRFQLDRQDFFVFAASDGQPRSYSVRLGLAKRESIYFIVLLINAAPALRYPYPSPSPHAREMPYSYQSQQQQQQQQQQQVYAQHTPVSATFEHARPRFGEGTLAPRPSPGQPPHMTTRLSPGTSPGMPSYAASPSRPDYAAGPSSYQIPRSELPPTTRPPQPSFQLPPIRAGPHQPPHPEPSWQRDDRSGRVDIGGLLEKPDPQQRRPQ from the coding sequence ATGGCCGATGCCAACATGTAcgcgcagccgccgcccctcgCGGCGGGGACGCCCGAACCCGTCGCCTTCCTGACAATGGAGCTGGAAATGGCGCGCGCCTCCCCGGCCTttgccgatgccgtcggAATTCCGAACTTGAGGGGGCGGTCCCTCTTGGACGTCGTCTTGCCCTCGGAGCGCGACAAGATCCAGAGCCACCAGCGGAGCATGCAGGATGAGAGGTCGAGGAAGGATCCCGTCTATCTGCCTCCCATCTTCGGCAggcaggagcaggagcgcGTCTTCGACTCCCTGCGCTTCGAGGCTGACGAGATCTCGCGCTTCCAGCTGGATCGCCAggacttcttcgtcttcgccgcgAGCGACGGACAACCGCGGTCCTACTCGGTGCGGTTGGGTTTGGCGAAGCGGGAGTCCATCTACTTCATCGTCCTGCTCATCAACGCGGCGCCAGCGCTCAGGTATCCCTacccgtcgccgtcgccccaCGCCAGAGAGATGCCGTATTCGTATCAAtctcaacagcagcagcaacaacaacagcaacaacaggTGTATGCACAGCACACACCCGTCTCAGCGACCTTTGAGCACGCGAGACCTCGGTTCGGCGAGGGCACACTCGCGCCGCGGCCATCTCCTGGACAACCTCCCCACATGACGACCCGCTTGAGCCCGGGCACCAGCCCCGGCATGCCGTCATATGCCGCGTCGCCAAGCCGGCCAGACTATGCCGCCGGTCCTTCGTCGTACCAGATTCCTCGCAGTGAATTACCGCCGACCACTCGGCCCCCGCAACCCTCTTTCCAGCTGCCGCCCATCCGCGCCGGCCCGCATCAACCGCCCCATCCGGAGCCCTCCTGGCAAAGGGACGACCGGTCCGGCCGAGTCGATATCGGCGGTTTGCTGGAAAAGCCGGATCCGCAGCAGCGGCGTCCGCAGTGA